TGATGGTCACCAGCGCGGGAGGCCGCATGCTGGTGCTGACCATTGCGGGCAAGGTCAAGGACTACTCGCGCAATGAAGCCGTCATCCGGAACCTGACCAACAGCGTCCGCCTGAACTGAGGCTGTTGAAGCGGTCTGCACAGCGCGGCGCCTGCACCCTCTCGGGGCCTTATGTATTAGCCCCTCGTCACTGTGGCGAGGGGGGTTTCGGCTGTGGTGTAGACCTGAACCGTGCAGAGCTCGGATGTGGCCGAGGGAGCGCCTCTCAGCCAGGGCCATAAAACCAGACACCCACCGCTTCCCTCATCTCCCCAGAGGCGCTATACTCTTCGGTTGGGTGCCCCCATGACCCGCCGTGCGCGCTCAAGCGTCGTGCACCGGCCTGGCCCAATGACGGCGAGATCTGACGCTGGGCTGGCATGAGGACGGCAAACTCTTCCCACTCAACGCTTACTGGAGCCCTACCATGTCGTACATCAGCATGAAGCAACTGCTGGAAGCCGGAGTTCACTTCGGCCACGAAACCAAGCGCTGGAATCCCAAATTCAAGCGCTTTATCTTCGCTGAGCGCAACGGTATTTTCATCATCGACCTGCAGAAGACCCTCAAGCAGGTGGACCGCAGCTTCGATTTCATCAAGGAACTCTCGGAGCGCGGCGGCGTCATCCTGTTCGTCGGCACCAAGAAGCAGGCGCAGGAAATCGTGGAGCTCGAAGCGCGCCGTACCGGCATGCCCTTTGTCACTAGCCGCTGGCTGGGCGGGATGCTCACCAACTTCAAGACCATCCGCACCCGTATCGACCGCTTGAACGAACTCGACGATCTGTTCGAGTCCGAGCGCATCAATGACCGTCCCAAGGCCGAGCGCATCGCCCTGGGCGCCGAGCGCGAGCGTCTGCTGCGCTTCGTGGGCGGTATCCGCAAGATGAACCGTCTGCCCGACGCGATCTTCGTTGTGGACCCCACCAAGGAAGTCATCGCCGTGCAGGAGGCCAACAAGCTCGGGATTCCCGTGATCGCGCTGGCCGACACCGACAGCGATCCGGACGTGATCGACTACATCGTGCCCGGCAACGACGACGCGATCCGCAGCATCCAGCTGATCACGCACCGCATCGGTGACCTGCTGGTCGAGGCCCGTGGCGGCGGCGAGGACGTGTCCGGCGAGCGCGTGGAAGGCGAGAACGCTGGCATGATGGCCGCCGAGCAGGGAGCCGAGGGCGATACCGCTCAGCTCACCAGCACGCAGGGCCGCAGCTAAACCCATTTCGCAGCTCAACCCAGTTCAGAGGTGGGGGGCGTCGCTGCGCGGTACGCGGGCCGCGCCCCCCATTTTTCCCGTGAATTCAATTCAGGAGGAACCAAGATGTTGGAATCGATCAAGAAACTGCGCGAACTGACCGGTGCGGGCATGATGGACGTGAAGAAGGCCCTGGCCGACGCGGGCAACGACGAGGACAAGGCAGTGGCCCTGCTGCGCGAGCGCGGCATCGTCAAGGCCGCCAAGAAAGCCGACCGTGAGGCCCGCGAAGGTCTGGTGCGCTTTATGGTGGACGGCAACGCCGCCGCGATGGTGGAAGTCAACAGCGAGACCGACTTCGTGGCGCGCAATGCCGACTTCCAGCAGCTGGTGGAAGAACTGGCCCAGGCGGCCCTGAAGGCCAAGACCAGCGACGTCGAGGAACTCCGCAACTTCACGATGGATGGCGGCGAGACCGTAGGCACCGTTGTGGCCGCCGCTGCCGGACGCATCGGCGAGAACCTGGTGCTCAACCGTGTGGCCTACATGGAAGGCCAGCAGATCGCCGGGTACGTGCACAGCAACGGCAAGATCGGCGTGCTGGTGGATCTGGAGGGCGGCAGCGCGGCGCAGGCCAAGGACGTTGCCCTACATGTGGCCGCCGAGAACCCGCAGTACCTGAAGCGCGATCAGGTGAACAGCGAGGACATCGAGAAGGAGCGCGAGATCCTGACCAACAAGGCGCTCAACGAGGGCAAGCCCCAGCAGATCGTCGAGAAGATCGTCTCAGGGCAGATCGGCAAGTTCTACGAGGAAAAAGTGCTGCCCGAGCAGAAGTTCGTCAAGGACAACTCTGTGACCGTGGGCAAGTACCTGGGCGACGCCAGCGTGAACAACTTCGTCCGGTTCGAGATCGGCTCGTAATTCAAAGGAGGGGCGGCGCAGATGGCCGCCTCTTTTTTCGGGCCGCATTCTTCCTCTTCCCGGTGGCCCCAGCGGTTGCCGGGCTTTTTCTTGACACTTTCTCCTGCCTCTAAGGTGGTTTCCCTATGTTCAAGCGCGTTCTGCTCAAGCTCTCCGGCGAATTTCTGGCCGGGGAGGATGGCTTCGGCATCAGTCCCGACACCACCGCCCGCCTCGCAAGGCTGATCAGTGACGCCCTGAAAGGCAGCGAGATCGAGCTGGCCATCGTGATCGGCGGCGGCAACTTCTGGCGTGGCGCACGCAACGGCGTCGGGATGGACCCGGCCACCGCGGACTATATCGGGATGCTGGGCACCGTGATGAACGCCATGGCCCTGCAGGACGCCATGGAAACCGCCGGACGCCCCACCCGTGTCATGAGCGCCATTCCGATGGCCGCGGTGGCCGAGCCGTACATTCGCCGCAGGGCGATGCGTCACCTGGAAAAGGGGCGCGTGGTGATCTTCGGCGGCGGTAATGGCGCACCGTTTTTCACCACCGACACCACCAGTACTCTGCGTGCTCTGGAGATAGGTGCGGAAGTGGTGCTGATGGCCAAGAACAAGGTGGACGGCGTGTACGACAGTGATCCGCAGAAGAATCCAGAGGCGGTGCGCTTCGACACCCTGACTCACCACGAGGTCGTCGAACGCCGCCTGGCCGTGATGGATGCCACCGCCATCACGCTGTGTATGGACAAGGGGCTGCCCATCGTGGTCTTCGATCTGTTCCAGTCGGGCAACCTCGAGCGGCTGTTTCGGGGCGAGCGGGTCGGAACGCTGATTCAGAGCTGAAGGACTGACGCTGGACAGACGGCGACAGCGGAGGGACGATGAAGGCCCTGACGCCCTCACCGTGCGCAGCCAGGGTAAACTCGGCCATTCCTTCCTCGCCTCCACATTCATCTATAAGGAGTGTTTCCCCATGTCCGACATGAAAACCATTCAGGCCGAGACCCGCGAGAAAATGGGCAAGGCCATCGAGTCGCTGGAAAACAGCTTGAGCGTGCTCCGCACGGGCCGCGCCAACCCAGGCATCCTCAAACGAGTGGTGGTGGACTACTACGGTCAGTCCATGCCTATCGATCAGGTCGCCAGCGTCAGCACGCCCGACGCCCGCACCCTTGTCATTACGCCCTGGGACCGGGGCGCGCTGGCACCCATCGAGAAGGCCATCCGCGACAGCGATCTGGGCCTGAATCCCAACAACAAGGGCGACACCATCTTTATCAGCCTGCCGGTGTTGACCGAGGAGCGGCGCAAGGATCTGGTGAAGAACGCCAAGACCTACGCCGAGGACGCCCGCATTGCCATCCGCAACCTGCGCAAGCACTCGCTGGACGATGTCAAGAAGCTCGAGGGCATTGGGGACGATGACATCAAGCGCGGCGAGGCTGAGGTGCAGAAGATCACCGACGAGTTCATCGCCCGGGTGGACAGCACCTTCCACAAGAAGGAGCAGGAAATCCTCGGGTGAGGGCTGCGCCGAAAGGTGGCCCGCGGAACGTGGATCGTGGAGGATCACCACGGTCCACGTTCTCTGTTGTGGTTTCCTGCGGTCGGGGGGCGTTATGGAGAGCCTGAGCAGCCGCGTCCTGACCGCCGTGGTGGGTTTTGCCATCATCAGCGTCATCGTGTGGATCGGCTGGTGGGCCATGCTGCCGGCGCTGATGTTTCTGTCGGTGATGGGCCTGTACGAGTACATCCGCATGCTGGACCGCAATGACATTGACGTGCGACGGGCCAGTCTGGCTGTATTCGCCGCCGCGTTGATCGTCGCGAGCCTGCCCGTGTGGGCACAGACCCCGCCGTGGCCCGGCGGCTCCTGGCGGGAAGTGGTTTTGACCGTGGCACTGGGCTACCTGCTGGTCATGGAGGTCGTGCGTCCGGGCGAACGTCCGCTGGAACGGGTGGTCTACAGCATGTTTGGCCTGTTATACATCCCCTGGCTGCTAGGCTATTTTCTGCTGCTCCGCTACAGCCCGGACGCCACGGCGGGGTTGCTGTATTTCGCACTGCCGCTGCTGGCCACATTCGCTGCCGACATCGGGGGCTTTTTCGGCGGCTATTACTTCGGACGCCGGAAGCTGGCCCCGGAGGTCAGTCCGGGCAAGACGATAGAGGGGGCCATTGGCGGCCTGCTCGCAGGGTTCCTGATCGTGCTGGTCATCTCCAGCCTGAGCGGAATCTGGTCACCGCTGGAATCGCTGCTGTATTCCATTCTGGTGGCCAGCGCGAGTCAGCTGGGCGATCTGGCCGAGAGCCTGATCAAACGCGCCCTGAGAACCAAAGACAGCGGCACCAGTCTGCCCGGTCACGGCGGCTTTCTGGACCGTATCGACAGCCTGCTGTTCGCCGTGCCCGCCACCTATCTGTTCTTGCAGATCAGCGTGTTTTCCCGCTAGACCTTTCGCTCCCGATCCACAACAAAACCGGGCAGAAGTCTTCTCTCTGCCCGGTTTTGTTGTGGTCTGGCGCATCGTCTCGTCGATTGAACTCAGCACTCCTCAATCAGTCCGGCCATCATGAAGGGGCGCAGGGTTTCCAGCACAGTGCGCGGTGGCTCCCCACTGCGTTCCAGAAGGGTGCGGATATCCAGTTCCTGCGAGACCAGTTTCAAGGCACGGAACTGAGGGTGGGTGACAGGCTGGGCCTCGGTCCAGCGGGGCGTGAACCGCAGGCGACGTTGCCAGTCGGGAAAGGCCCGCAACAGCGGCTCCCAGGCGTTGCTTTCCTCGAACAGACGGCGCAGCGCCGAATCCCGGTGCAGGTGCAAGGTACGTTCGGGGGCGCTGATCCCCGGCTCGAACACAAAGGTCCCGCTCCCCAGACTGGCAAGCAGTTGCAGCGCGGCGTCACCGGTCAATTCGCCGCAGCGGGCGTGGATGATCTCGCCGCGTTCCAGCCACAGTTGACCGCCGCGCACGTGGTCCACGCTCAACAGCCCTTCACGGCCACTGGTCAGGAGCATCTGCATCACGGAAAGAAAAGGAAAGACTGCGAGGTCGCCGCGCACCATAACGTAGGCACAGTGTAGTGCCTGGAGTGACCAGAGAGGGCGGTGCGGCGGGTGCCCCCAGTGGGGGCGCGGTTGATGGCCGCTGGCCCGTCCCCGCAGGATCAGGGCAAGGTGTCATGTCAGAATGCCCCCATGATCACCGGGACAGGGCCGCTCCTCTCGCTGGCCGCGGCGGACGCGCTGGGAGCAGCCACCGAATTCAAGACGCCACAGACCATCGCCGCCCGCTACGGCCAGACCATTACGGACTATCAGCCGGGTAGCGTGTTTGGTTTCGCGCCGGGCGAGGCCACCGACGACACCCAGATGGTCGTGGCGACGCTGCTAGGCTACGCAAAGCAAACAGGTGTGGACGGTGTGCTGAGTGCCCTGCGTGATTGGCTGGCGGCAGGACCGCCGGACGTGGGCGGCCTGACCGGCGCAGCCCTGCGCTTCGCTACGCTTGACGGTGGTGTTCGCGCTTGGGAGGGCAGCGGCTTCCGAAGTGCTGGGAACGGGGGCCTGATGCGAATTGCCGCCGTGTGGATCGCCGGTTTCAAGGGAACTGGCCTGGCTCGCGAATCGGCAGCCGTGACTGCTCTGACCCACGCCGACCCGCGCTGCGTGTACGCCTCGGTCTTTCTGACCGCGTTTCTGGAGGCGCTCGCCGCTGGGCAACCCTACGCTGAGGCCGCTGCAGACGCCCTGGCGGTGACGGGCAACTTCGACGCCCGCGCTGCCCTGTTGGATGCTGAAATCTTTGGCGTCGACACACGGGATGCCCACGCGGCTTTCAAGGACCGTGAGCGACAGGCCAGGGCCGAGGTCCGCGACCGAGTGCATTCCGGGTTGGCAGGGAGGATGACCTCGCAGAGCGGCTTTGTGCTGGACACGCTGGAAGCTGCCGTGAAGCATGCGGGCGCCGACAGCTGGCACGCCTGCGTGGAGGCTGCCGTCTTGCTGGGCGACGACAGCGATACGGTGGCCTGCGTGGTCGGGGCCATTGCGGGGGCGAGGGGCTTTGAGGTTCCAGCCCGGCTGCTGCCGCCCCTGCGCCTGGGGCACACCTGGCCGGGCTGGCAGCGCGGCTGGGAATGTACCGAACATTTTCCCGAACTGGTGCGGGCAGTGCGGCAGCCATGAACGAGAGTGAATTTGAGAGGCTGGTGCGCCTGAATCCAGTCAATGCAGCCATGCTGGAACGGCTGCCAGACCTGGGCGTGCAGCAGGTTCACCTGGTTGCCGGGGCGCTGTTTGGCACAGTCTGGAATGTGCAGAGTGGCCAGCCTCCAGAAGCGCAGATCCGCGATTACGACGTGTTTTACTGGGATGATGACCCCAGCTACGAGGCCGAGGACGCCGTGATCCGCCGGGCCGAGGTGCTGTTTGGTGATCTGAAAGTCACTGTCGAGATCCGCAACCAGGCCCGCGTTCACCTGTGGTTCAACGGGAAGTTCGGCCAGGACCGCCCACCATTGAAGAGCGTTCGAGAGGGCATAGATCAGTTCCTGGTGGAATGCACCTGCGTGGGCATAGATGCGTTCGGTGATGTTTACGCCCCTTATGGTCTGGACGATCTGGCCGCTGGAATTCTGCGGCCCAATCCTCATAACCATACCCCCGGCCTGTGCGGCGCCAAGATCGCTGACTACCAGCGGCGCTGGCCATGGCTCCAGGCTGCGGGATCGGTGCAGATCTCTTAGCCTTGGCGCATGTCTGTGGACGTCGGACAACACTCACA
This sequence is a window from Deinococcus humi. Protein-coding genes within it:
- the rpsB gene encoding 30S ribosomal protein S2, whose product is MSYISMKQLLEAGVHFGHETKRWNPKFKRFIFAERNGIFIIDLQKTLKQVDRSFDFIKELSERGGVILFVGTKKQAQEIVELEARRTGMPFVTSRWLGGMLTNFKTIRTRIDRLNELDDLFESERINDRPKAERIALGAERERLLRFVGGIRKMNRLPDAIFVVDPTKEVIAVQEANKLGIPVIALADTDSDPDVIDYIVPGNDDAIRSIQLITHRIGDLLVEARGGGEDVSGERVEGENAGMMAAEQGAEGDTAQLTSTQGRS
- the tsf gene encoding translation elongation factor Ts, with the protein product MLESIKKLRELTGAGMMDVKKALADAGNDEDKAVALLRERGIVKAAKKADREAREGLVRFMVDGNAAAMVEVNSETDFVARNADFQQLVEELAQAALKAKTSDVEELRNFTMDGGETVGTVVAAAAGRIGENLVLNRVAYMEGQQIAGYVHSNGKIGVLVDLEGGSAAQAKDVALHVAAENPQYLKRDQVNSEDIEKEREILTNKALNEGKPQQIVEKIVSGQIGKFYEEKVLPEQKFVKDNSVTVGKYLGDASVNNFVRFEIGS
- the pyrH gene encoding UMP kinase, encoding MFKRVLLKLSGEFLAGEDGFGISPDTTARLARLISDALKGSEIELAIVIGGGNFWRGARNGVGMDPATADYIGMLGTVMNAMALQDAMETAGRPTRVMSAIPMAAVAEPYIRRRAMRHLEKGRVVIFGGGNGAPFFTTDTTSTLRALEIGAEVVLMAKNKVDGVYDSDPQKNPEAVRFDTLTHHEVVERRLAVMDATAITLCMDKGLPIVVFDLFQSGNLERLFRGERVGTLIQS
- the frr gene encoding ribosome recycling factor, whose protein sequence is MSDMKTIQAETREKMGKAIESLENSLSVLRTGRANPGILKRVVVDYYGQSMPIDQVASVSTPDARTLVITPWDRGALAPIEKAIRDSDLGLNPNNKGDTIFISLPVLTEERRKDLVKNAKTYAEDARIAIRNLRKHSLDDVKKLEGIGDDDIKRGEAEVQKITDEFIARVDSTFHKKEQEILG
- a CDS encoding phosphatidate cytidylyltransferase, which codes for MESLSSRVLTAVVGFAIISVIVWIGWWAMLPALMFLSVMGLYEYIRMLDRNDIDVRRASLAVFAAALIVASLPVWAQTPPWPGGSWREVVLTVALGYLLVMEVVRPGERPLERVVYSMFGLLYIPWLLGYFLLLRYSPDATAGLLYFALPLLATFAADIGGFFGGYYFGRRKLAPEVSPGKTIEGAIGGLLAGFLIVLVISSLSGIWSPLESLLYSILVASASQLGDLAESLIKRALRTKDSGTSLPGHGGFLDRIDSLLFAVPATYLFLQISVFSR
- a CDS encoding DUF4388 domain-containing protein; the protein is MVRGDLAVFPFLSVMQMLLTSGREGLLSVDHVRGGQLWLERGEIIHARCGELTGDAALQLLASLGSGTFVFEPGISAPERTLHLHRDSALRRLFEESNAWEPLLRAFPDWQRRLRFTPRWTEAQPVTHPQFRALKLVSQELDIRTLLERSGEPPRTVLETLRPFMMAGLIEEC
- a CDS encoding ADP-ribosylglycohydrolase family protein, with amino-acid sequence MITGTGPLLSLAAADALGAATEFKTPQTIAARYGQTITDYQPGSVFGFAPGEATDDTQMVVATLLGYAKQTGVDGVLSALRDWLAAGPPDVGGLTGAALRFATLDGGVRAWEGSGFRSAGNGGLMRIAAVWIAGFKGTGLARESAAVTALTHADPRCVYASVFLTAFLEALAAGQPYAEAAADALAVTGNFDARAALLDAEIFGVDTRDAHAAFKDRERQARAEVRDRVHSGLAGRMTSQSGFVLDTLEAAVKHAGADSWHACVEAAVLLGDDSDTVACVVGAIAGARGFEVPARLLPPLRLGHTWPGWQRGWECTEHFPELVRAVRQP
- a CDS encoding nucleotidyltransferase family protein; translation: MNESEFERLVRLNPVNAAMLERLPDLGVQQVHLVAGALFGTVWNVQSGQPPEAQIRDYDVFYWDDDPSYEAEDAVIRRAEVLFGDLKVTVEIRNQARVHLWFNGKFGQDRPPLKSVREGIDQFLVECTCVGIDAFGDVYAPYGLDDLAAGILRPNPHNHTPGLCGAKIADYQRRWPWLQAAGSVQIS